A window from Littorina saxatilis isolate snail1 linkage group LG9, US_GU_Lsax_2.0, whole genome shotgun sequence encodes these proteins:
- the LOC138976271 gene encoding uncharacterized protein produces MSCWLGWRKVKLYRRPGADAISTYSPPAHLPCCQPSDVSFYRLGGQHVLLVTDEENDAIHVVDVSGGCLRFVRYLAPGCPWLIQPTAITVDVSARLWLACRGGTIICMEPVDT; encoded by the coding sequence atgtcttgctggctggggtGGCGCAAAGTGAAACTGTACCGACGACCGGGAGCGGACGCCATCAGCACCTACAGCCCTCCTGCACATCTCCCTTGCTGCCAGCCGTCCGACGTGTCTTTCTACAGGCTGGGCGGTCAGCACGTGCTGCTGGTGACAGATGAAGAGAACGACGCCATTCACGTGGTGGATGTGAGCGGTGGGTGTCTGAGATTTGTGCGCTACCTGGCCCCGGGCTGTCCCTGGCTGATCCAACCCACCGCCATCACTGTGGATGTCTCCGCTCGCCTGTGGCTGGCCTGCAGGGGCGGTACCATCATCTGTATGGAGCCCGTCGATACGTGA